The Cryomorphaceae bacterium 1068 region TTTCAACGGAAGTGCGATAGCTTCCTTTACACAAGGAGACTATTTTAGGAACAATCAAAGCGTAAATCTCAATTACGGCGGTGAAAAGTTGAAGGCCAACCTCGGCGTTAGTCGAGTAGATAATGAAACGTATGACAACTTTCGTGAAACAAGAATACAGAACGGCTATTCTTTTGAGCTCGCTTCAGATCAAATCAGGAATTTTGATGGTTATACCGTTACGACGGGATTGGAGTATACGATAGATGATAAGCACAGCCTTAGTTTCTCGGGGAATGCCATTCTTAATTCCAATAACGATGATCTCGAGAGTACCACATTCATTTCTCTGCTCGAAACGGGATCCTTGGACGAAATTCTGGAGTCACAGACTCTACTCGATCAAGAATCTTCGAACTACAACTTCAACTTAAACTACCATTGGAAACTGAGTTCCTCTTCCAAATTGTCGGCGGATATGAGCTTTGGGGATTTCAATTCGGAGGGAAGCACGTTTCAACCGAATACCTTTTTTGCTCCTGATGGCACAACAGTTATTGATGTTTCGGATAATGCTTTCGACTCTGATACGTACATCGATCTGTGGTCGGGAAAGGTCGATTATGAAAAGGATTGGGAGGGATGGAGCCTATCGGTCGGATCGAAATATGCAAGTATCATCACTGACAATCGTTTTGCTTTCTACAATGTGAATGACGGCGAACAGGTACTCGATCCTTCTCAAAGCAATGACTTTACTTACGAAGAGAAAGTAGCCGCCCTTTACGCGATAGCCGATGTCAAGCTATCTCCCAAATTTAACCTCAGTGCAGGACTTCGAATGGAGAACACGGATTCACGTGGAAGACTTGAAAGTGCCCAAGAAGTAGACAACAATGATGTAAAGAGAAACTACACGGACTTCTTTCCAAATGTAAGTCTTTCGTTCAGCGATGATAAAGATCACGCTCTCAGCCTTAGCGTAGGTCGCAGAATCACTCGGCCGAATTACCAAAACTTAAATCCGTTTGAATCACCCCTAAGTGAGCTGAGTGCTTGGAAGGGAAACCCCTTTCTCAGCCCAAGTTATACCATGAACTACCAGCTTACCTACGCATTCAAAAAGAAGCTGACCATCACCAATTCGTACAGCGAAACAACGGACTTTTTTGCCACGATTGTTGAGATTACCGGCGATCAAAGCAACGTCCTTATCCCGCGCAATATGCAGAACACTACGCGCTATTCCATCTCTGCGAGTTACCCTTTCGAGGTAAATGCATTTTGGGAGTTTATCGCTTTTGCCGATGGAGGTTATAACACCTATGACGGCGATTTGGAAGGAACTATTATCGACTTGGAGATATTGACCTGGAGCTTCAGAATTCAAAACAGCATATCACTACCATGGGGAGTGAAAATGGACTTGACGTATATGCGATACAGCGACTGGATCTGGCGTGGATCGGTCGATGTGGAGG contains the following coding sequences:
- a CDS encoding TonB-dependent receptor, whose translation is MTQTAHRIQGLLLFIFCALTLTGFSQSEIRGKVVNDSGEALLYANVVLFSAADTGFIKGAVTNQDGEFNFSSVVAGSYFCEVSMVGFTKSGIDVFTVDATSGDVDLGEIALSDNLELKEVEIVAQKSMIEVRPDKIVFNVATTPSVSGIDALELLRRSPGVNVDMDNNIALLGKSGVRIFINGRPTRLSGNDLANLLQNMGSDNIEDIEIISNPSAKYEAEGDAGIININLKKNVATGFNGSAIASFTQGDYFRNNQSVNLNYGGEKLKANLGVSRVDNETYDNFRETRIQNGYSFELASDQIRNFDGYTVTTGLEYTIDDKHSLSFSGNAILNSNNDDLESTTFISLLETGSLDEILESQTLLDQESSNYNFNLNYHWKLSSSSKLSADMSFGDFNSEGSTFQPNTFFAPDGTTVIDVSDNAFDSDTYIDLWSGKVDYEKDWEGWSLSVGSKYASIITDNRFAFYNVNDGEQVLDPSQSNDFTYEEKVAALYAIADVKLSPKFNLSAGLRMENTDSRGRLESAQEVDNNDVKRNYTDFFPNVSLSFSDDKDHALSLSVGRRITRPNYQNLNPFESPLSELSAWKGNPFLSPSYTMNYQLTYAFKKKLTITNSYSETTDFFATIVEITGDQSNVLIPRNMQNTTRYSISASYPFEVNAFWEFIAFADGGYNTYDGDLEGTIIDLEILTWSFRIQNSISLPWGVKMDLTYMRYSDWIWRGSVDVEGNQRLDFGFRKSFLDGQLEVRITGSDVFRTDSDYFYQGDYGGIQTDGARSFDNQRFGAGATWNFGNQKLKTMRRSRGAMDDELKRISN